The Longimicrobiaceae bacterium DNA window ACAGGCGGGCGAGCGCTCCGGCGGGATCGGGCGAGACGTCCACCGCCCGGCGGGCCACGGCCTCCGCCCGCCGCACGTCTGCCTCGTCCGCCGCGAGCCGGTAGCGGAGCACGTACCTTTCCGCCAGGTGGCCGGCGGCCAGGAAGTTCTCCGGATCGCCGGCCAGCCGCCGCTCGAAGAAGTCGATGCTGCGCGACAGCGCGGCCACCTCGGCCCCGGCGTCCCCGGGCGACACGCCTCCCGGCCCGGCGGCCTGGACCGCGAGCGCGGTCCCCGCCGCGACGAGGGCCCCCGCTGCGAGGAGCGCGCGGTGCCGCCTCACCGGGTGTGCGGGGGAGCGAGGAACGGGAAGGTGTCCAGGAACGGCCTGTCGTTGGAGTCCACGTGGTCGTCGTTGAGCTTCTGGTTCTGGTCGAAGATGGTCATCAGGTTCGCGGTGATGACGTCGTCCGCGGGCGCCCGCCCGTTGGGGTACTGCGTGGGGCGCGAGGTGTCGATCGTCAGGATGTCGGGGAGCACCATGTCCGCGATCTTCGCCGCCTCCGCGCGCGGCTGCCCGAACTCGACGAGCTTCGCTACCACCTCGTCGCGGTAGCGCCGGGTGTCGCCGGCGGGGGCGGCGCGGTTGTACTCCGGGGTCTGCGGCTTGGGGATGAAGACCACCGCGTTGCCCGGGATGCCGTGCCGGTCCACCTGCTGGTAGACCAGGCCCGCTCCCTCCCGGCCCGTGTCCTTGCGGACGGCCACCCGCTGCGAGCCCGCCGGCCGGCTGACGGTGCCCCAGAGCCCGAGCTTCGGGCCGCCCCCGAGGGCCGAGAGGGGGACCTCGACCGCCAGCGCGAGGACGTTGGTCCCCGCGAAGGTGTCCATTCCCGGCTGGCGGAAGCTGTCGGCCTTCCCGGCGACGATCTGCTGGTAGCGCGCAAAGTCGAAGAAGAACGGGTCGTCGCGGACCCCCGCGAACACCGTGAGCCCCCCGCCCGAAGCGGTGCGGGCGTCTCCGGTGGACGTGAACGGGACCGACACCACGTCGCCCCCG harbors:
- a CDS encoding tetratricopeptide repeat protein, whose translation is MRRHRALLAAGALVAAGTALAVQAAGPGGVSPGDAGAEVAALSRSIDFFERRLAGDPENFLAAGHLAERYVLRYRLAADEADVRRAEAVARRAVDVSPDPAGALARLSSIHLAQHEFAEALTAAERAVGEDPSDAPALGALFDAAMASGRYERAEWALR
- a CDS encoding DUF4331 family protein, producing MAAPFPLDGRTRAAAPVFLLLLGALAAGGLVASDHKDGPVTTDNPAIDIADVYAFRSPTDPGSLVLVMNVHGFIPPAEAGSVSFDPGLLYELKLDTDGDAVEDRVIQARVTGSGADQRIHFRGPLAPVTAGTSSRLLPGGDVVSVPFTSTGDARTASGGGLTVFAGVRDDPFFFDFARYQQIVAGKADSFRQPGMDTFAGTNVLALAVEVPLSALGGGPKLGLWGTVSRPAGSQRVAVRKDTGREGAGLVYQQVDRHGIPGNAVVFIPKPQTPEYNRAAPAGDTRRYRDEVVAKLVEFGQPRAEAAKIADMVLPDILTIDTSRPTQYPNGRAPADDVITANLMTIFDQNQKLNDDHVDSNDRPFLDTFPFLAPPHTR